The DNA region GCGCCGGGCCGGGCGGGGTCGGGCACGGCCACGGAGGACATGCAGTCCCGGAGGATGTAGACCTTGCGGGCCAGGCTGGGGTCGACCTGGCCGAGCAGGTCATCGATGGTGCTCTTCACGCAATGGCTGGCCGCCTGGCCGGCGATGATCAGCGCATCCGCCGCCGTCAGCGTCTCCAGGAACGCCCTGCTGCGGGGTGCGAGCGGCTGGCCATCGAACGTGGTCGTCACCTCCGGGCCGAGCGCGGAGTAGTACTCGGTGAGCGGAGTATCGCCCTTCACCTGGATGGAGGCGGGCGCCCGGCGCGCATAGGCGTGGAACATGCGCGCCTCGTGGACCACACCCACCAGCGTATGCCCCTCGCTCCCCAGGATGCAATGCGGCGGCCAGAGGTAGAGGCGGTACTTCCCCCGGCGCCCGAGCTTCTGGCAGTAGTGCTCCGCGTGCTTCCGGAGCCAACCATAGTCGCCGTGCGCGACCCAGTCCGCGACCGCCGGGTTGGGACGCAACTTCCCCGCCTGCACCTCCGCTGCGCTCACCTCGCGGTGCGGCCCGGGCGGCTGCTCCTGCTCGTCCAGCCAGAACTCGGGGGAGAAGATCTGGTAGGGGTAGTGCGTGTCCAGCGTGCAGGTGAGGCGGCTGATCACGCCCAGGTTGCGGTAGATGAAGCGGGCCGTGCGGTCATTGTCCTCGAGCGCGCCGCGGCCGCTCCGCCCGCCGACATAGAGCGCGCCCTCGGGGAAGCAGAAGTCCTTCTGCACGTCGATCAGCAGCAGGTGAATCTGCCGGCGGTCGGCCGCGGCAGCGGGTAGGCCGTGCTCCGCCCGCCAGGCGGTGGCCCGCTCGAAGAGCGCTTGCTGGTCCGGGCGGTAGCCCCAGGCCGAGGCGTGGCGCGGGTCATAGAAGTCGGGGACGGGCAGCTCGGCAGGCGCGCTGCTGGCGGACATAGGGCAAGTCTCCTGCGGCGATGCACGAATCCAGAGAGCGTTGGGACCCGTGGCTGCCCCGTCCCCCACCCCCCAGGCCCGCCCGGGCAGGAGGTGGGGCGGCGGCCGGCCCGGCGAGACCATCGCTAACATATGCCGACGAGAGGATCCCGACTACCCCGCACCCTGGCGGGCCCCAACGTCCTCGCGCGAGAAGGTCCCGGCCCCGCGCAATTCAGCTTGCGGGCGCAAGACGCACCAGCGCGCAGCACGGCGCCTTGCGGCAGGGTATGTTCACGCTTACAC from Gemmatimonadota bacterium includes:
- a CDS encoding cysteine hydrolase family protein yields the protein MSASSAPAELPVPDFYDPRHASAWGYRPDQQALFERATAWRAEHGLPAAAADRRQIHLLLIDVQKDFCFPEGALYVGGRSGRGALEDNDRTARFIYRNLGVISRLTCTLDTHYPYQIFSPEFWLDEQEQPPGPHREVSAAEVQAGKLRPNPAVADWVAHGDYGWLRKHAEHYCQKLGRRGKYRLYLWPPHCILGSEGHTLVGVVHEARMFHAYARRAPASIQVKGDTPLTEYYSALGPEVTTTFDGQPLAPRSRAFLETLTAADALIIAGQAASHCVKSTIDDLLGQVDPSLARKVYILRDCMSSVAVPDPARPGA